One segment of Alligator mississippiensis isolate rAllMis1 chromosome 13, rAllMis1, whole genome shotgun sequence DNA contains the following:
- the LOC132244601 gene encoding uncharacterized protein LOC132244601 — MEQSPSISTVRSIQKGWRRCNGSSTLPRPGHISTWTRPSSLGRRYRGQCSQQSSPDTRPAGAHGPSASLDANHLPCQSPCALGCMPLPLRYSHRTEGPFGTRSQPPPTLPTGFLLPCSRGAQHRVTFPHSSPATSHARPHGCSPSSSAVQPSNSVQRGLVSARSQRRGSTIATGPSCCITGNVTGPHKPCCLLPSGLSRTNHSSIANHRMGQEEEQPGPDVYLQLGSRQHSRSSLPRPVPTPGTPPASPSSLGNTKVLCSAHNKAALACGRRQWRRGAPTAKSFWRAGCSPRPSDASLCLEQEQGERIRLHPLRPISQPLCPKHNPLRAPGQARHNRATARLEYSNNQGNRPEARGHAVRGQQVPTALPLHRAHPTTGPHQRRSRLSRSSTGSWKRAECNGPGLLH; from the coding sequence ATGGAGCAAAGCCCTAGTATCAGCACAGTCCGTTCAATCCAAAAGGGGTGGAGAAGATGCAATGGTTCTTCCACACTCCCAAGACCTGGTCACATCTCCACCTGGACAAGGCCCAGCAGCCTTGGGAGACGGTACCGTGGCCAATGCTCACAGCAGAGCTCGCCTGACACTCGCCCAGCAGGAGCACATGGACCAAGCGCTTCCCTAGATGCAAACCATCTTCCTTGTCAGAGCCCctgtgctctgggctgcatgcccctgcccctccgcTACAGCCACAGAACAGAGGGCCCATTCGGGACCCGGAGCCAGCCCCCTCCTACGCTACCCACCggcttcctgctcccctgcagcagaggggcaCAGCACAGAGTTACTTTCCCACATTCCTCCCCTGCCACTAGCCATGCACGCCCCCACggctgctccccctcctcttcaGCGGTTCAGCCAAGTAACTCTGTGCAAAGAGGGCTGGTCTCAGCACGGTCCCAGAGGAGAGGCAGCACCATCGCCACTGGTCCCAGCTGCTGCATCACGGGCAACGTCACCGGGCCCCACAAACCATGCTGCCTCCTTCCATCTGGTCTCTCTCGCACAAACCACAGCAGCATTGCTAATCACCgcatggggcaggaggaggaacagCCAGGCCCTGATGTCTACCTGCAGCTTGGGTCCAGACAGCACAGCAGATCCAGCCTGCCTCGGCCCGTTCCTACACCGGGGACCCCACCTGCCTCTCCATCTTCCCTTGGGAACACAAAGGTGCTCTGTAGCGCCCACAACAAAGCAGCCTTGGCATGTGGGAGGCGACAGTGGAGGAGGGGAGCCCCGACAGCCAAGAGCTTCTGgagagcaggctgcagcccccgTCCCAGCGACGCCTCCCTCTGCCTCGAACAGGAACAGGGGGAGCGCATCAGACTGCATCCCCTCCGGCCCATCAGCCAACCACTCTGCCCCAAACACAACCCTCTCCGGGCACCAGGCCAAGCCAGGCACAACCGAGCCACAGCGAGACTCGAGTACAGCAACAACCAAGGCAATCGCCCAGAAGCGAGGGGCCACgcggtgagggggcagcaggtcccCACGGCACTGCCCCTGCACAGAGCTCACCCCACCACAGGTCCACACCAGCGGCGCTCCCGGCTGTCCCGGAGCAGCACGGGCAGCTGGAAGAGAGCTGAGTGCaatgggcctggcctgctgcattAG